The Mycolicibacterium boenickei genome has a segment encoding these proteins:
- the bsaP gene encoding biotin synthase auxiliary protein BsaP: MIEETPALPAPVGAGLYNVYTGVQADAADAKVVPTAAQLGLEPPRYCAECGRRMIVQVRPTGWWAKCSRHGQVDSTDLDTRR, translated from the coding sequence ATGATCGAGGAAACGCCGGCTCTGCCCGCACCCGTCGGCGCCGGCCTATACAACGTCTATACCGGGGTCCAGGCTGACGCGGCGGATGCAAAGGTGGTTCCTACCGCGGCCCAGCTCGGCCTCGAGCCGCCGCGGTACTGCGCCGAGTGTGGCCGCCGGATGATCGTCCAGGTGCGGCCGACCGGGTGGTGGGCCAAGTGCTCGCGGCATGGGCAGGTGGATTCGACGGACCTGGATACGCGGCGATGA
- the bioD gene encoding dethiobiotin synthase, producing the protein MSTLVVTGTDTGVGKTVTTAALACAARLAGLDVAVCKPVQTGTVDGDNDLGEVNRLSGVANLHGGWRYPEPLAPVAAANRAGCALPTRTELVDAVRGAEITGGLTLVEGAGGLLVELGADGVTLRDLAADLSAAVLVVVSPGLGTLNHTALTLESLAGQGIACAGLVIGSWPENPGVAEAGNRESLAQLAPVRAVLPAGAGTASAAEFEKMCADAFDRDWLTGLI; encoded by the coding sequence GTGAGCACGCTGGTCGTCACCGGGACCGACACCGGGGTCGGGAAGACCGTGACGACCGCCGCGCTGGCGTGCGCGGCCCGCCTTGCCGGGCTCGACGTCGCGGTGTGCAAACCGGTACAGACCGGCACAGTCGACGGCGACAACGACCTCGGTGAGGTGAACCGGCTGTCCGGCGTGGCGAATTTGCATGGCGGATGGCGTTATCCGGAACCGCTGGCGCCGGTCGCGGCGGCCAACCGAGCCGGGTGCGCGTTGCCTACCCGGACGGAGTTGGTCGACGCCGTGCGCGGCGCCGAGATCACCGGCGGGCTGACCCTGGTCGAAGGAGCAGGCGGTCTGCTGGTTGAACTCGGGGCCGACGGTGTGACGCTTCGCGACCTCGCGGCGGATTTGTCCGCAGCCGTTCTTGTGGTGGTGTCACCCGGGTTGGGGACCCTCAACCACACCGCGTTGACGCTGGAATCACTTGCTGGGCAGGGCATCGCCTGCGCCGGTCTGGTCATCGGCTCGTGGCCTGAGAACCCCGGCGTGGCGGAGGCGGGCAACCGGGAATCGCTGGCGCAACTGGCGCCGGTGCGCGCGGTGCTGCCGGCGGGGGCAGGAACCGCCAGTGCGGCCGAGTTCGAGAAGATGTGCGCCGACGCGTTCGACCGAGACTGGCTGACCGGCCTGATCTGA
- a CDS encoding DUF6597 domain-containing transcriptional factor — protein MRYIRQPPTVALRDSVDHLWCLADGPRYPAERILPTGTTELVINLGADAVSITNQQGSQRFSGTVVSGPYSRPFDIDAREHTAMVGVHFKPGGVRAALGVSPHELLGTHVGLDTLWNGAAADLRTEICQAESVRKRFAIVEFALLARSRGGRGLTREVAFAVHVLSLDHRPPSIESLARAIGFSHRRLIQLFTTQVGMPPKRFARLQRFRHAHDAVATALSPPHWPTFAVEHGYADQSHMIREFQEFSGMTPGQQLCRSRYVAKDDHIALER, from the coding sequence ATGCGTTATATCCGTCAGCCCCCGACGGTGGCCCTGCGCGACAGCGTCGACCACCTGTGGTGCCTTGCGGACGGGCCCAGGTACCCGGCTGAGCGCATCCTGCCGACAGGCACCACCGAACTCGTCATCAATCTCGGTGCTGATGCCGTCTCCATAACCAACCAGCAAGGTTCACAACGATTTTCCGGGACCGTTGTCTCCGGTCCCTACTCCCGGCCGTTCGATATCGACGCACGCGAGCACACCGCGATGGTGGGCGTGCATTTCAAGCCGGGCGGAGTCCGCGCCGCCCTCGGAGTATCACCGCACGAACTGCTCGGCACCCACGTCGGTCTCGACACGTTGTGGAACGGCGCGGCTGCCGACCTCCGGACCGAGATCTGCCAGGCGGAGTCGGTCAGGAAACGCTTCGCCATCGTGGAGTTCGCATTGCTCGCCCGTTCCCGCGGCGGCCGCGGGCTGACCCGCGAAGTCGCCTTCGCGGTGCACGTACTCAGCCTCGACCACCGCCCACCGTCGATCGAATCACTGGCGCGCGCAATTGGTTTCAGCCACCGCAGGCTGATCCAGCTGTTCACCACCCAGGTCGGGATGCCGCCAAAACGGTTCGCCCGCCTGCAGCGGTTCCGACACGCGCACGACGCCGTCGCCACGGCCCTGTCACCGCCGCATTGGCCCACATTTGCCGTCGAGCACGGATACGCCGACCAGTCACACATGATCAGGGAGTTCCAGGAGTTCTCCGGGATGACGCCCGGCCAGCAACTGTGCCGAAGCCGGTACGTCGCGAAAGACGACCACATCGCACTCGAACGGTAG
- the bioB gene encoding biotin synthase BioB translates to MTQAAVDVLGVAREQVLERGVGLDQDQTLQVLQLPDDKLEELLALAHEVRMKWCGPEVEVEGIISLKTGGCPEDCHFCSQSGLFASPVRSAWLDIPSLVEAAKQTAKTGATEFCIVAAVRGPDERLLAQVAAGIEAIRNEVDIQIACSLGMLTQEQVDRLKDMGVHRYNHNLETAQSFFPNVVTTHSWEERWGTLEMVREAGMEVCCGGILGMGETLEQRAEFAANLAELNPHEVPLNFLNPRPGTPFGDLEVLPASEALKAVAAFRLALPRTMLRFAGGREITLGDLGAKQGILGGINAVIVGNYLTTLGRPAESDLELLDDLQMPIKALNASL, encoded by the coding sequence GTGACGCAGGCAGCCGTAGATGTATTGGGCGTAGCTCGCGAGCAGGTTCTGGAGCGTGGCGTCGGCCTCGACCAGGATCAGACGCTGCAGGTGCTGCAGCTGCCCGACGACAAGCTCGAGGAGCTGCTGGCGCTGGCCCACGAGGTCCGCATGAAGTGGTGTGGCCCCGAGGTCGAGGTCGAGGGCATCATCAGCCTCAAGACCGGCGGCTGCCCGGAGGACTGCCACTTCTGTTCGCAGTCGGGTCTGTTCGCCTCCCCGGTCCGCAGTGCCTGGCTGGACATCCCGAGCCTGGTCGAGGCGGCCAAGCAGACCGCCAAGACCGGCGCCACCGAGTTCTGCATCGTCGCCGCGGTGCGCGGCCCCGACGAGCGGCTGCTGGCCCAGGTGGCTGCCGGTATCGAGGCGATCCGCAACGAGGTCGACATCCAGATCGCCTGCTCGCTGGGCATGCTGACCCAGGAGCAGGTGGACCGCCTCAAGGACATGGGCGTGCACCGCTACAACCACAACCTGGAGACCGCGCAGTCGTTCTTCCCGAACGTGGTCACCACGCACTCGTGGGAAGAGCGCTGGGGCACCCTGGAGATGGTGCGTGAGGCCGGTATGGAGGTCTGCTGCGGCGGCATCCTTGGCATGGGGGAGACGCTGGAGCAGCGTGCCGAGTTCGCCGCCAACCTGGCCGAGCTGAACCCGCACGAGGTGCCACTGAACTTCCTCAACCCGCGGCCGGGCACGCCGTTCGGCGATCTCGAGGTGCTGCCGGCGTCTGAGGCGCTCAAGGCGGTGGCCGCGTTCCGGCTGGCGCTGCCGCGCACCATGCTGCGCTTCGCGGGTGGCCGCGAGATCACCCTGGGCGACCTCGGCGCCAAGCAGGGCATCCTGGGCGGCATCAATGCCGTCATCGTCGGCAACTACCTGACCACGTTGGGTCGCCCGGCCGAGTCGGATCTGGAATTGCTGGACGATTTGCAGATGCCGATCAAGGCTCTCAACGCCAGCCTGTAG
- a CDS encoding TetR/AcrR family transcriptional regulator, whose product MQLHKPDVVDAATAILDNYGIADLTMRRLARELNVSPGALYWHFANKQELLGAVADRILEPVRIESAVPAWPGRIHQICVALRDALLSHTDGAELVSSSFAAGQSRIVVEIVAQLADAARQAGVVSPDDELAARTVLYYVLGFTADEQSRLQWDAAGALADEQSVLNHDTSRQFDFGLQLLVDGLAVRGASTLSSGRDIPQRSQG is encoded by the coding sequence GTGCAACTCCACAAACCCGACGTGGTGGATGCGGCGACGGCCATCCTCGACAACTACGGCATCGCCGACCTGACGATGCGGCGCCTGGCTCGTGAGCTCAATGTCAGCCCGGGCGCGCTGTACTGGCACTTCGCCAACAAACAGGAGCTGCTCGGCGCCGTCGCCGACCGGATCCTTGAGCCCGTCCGTATCGAAAGCGCGGTGCCAGCATGGCCGGGCCGAATCCACCAGATCTGCGTGGCGTTGCGTGACGCGCTGTTGTCGCACACGGACGGAGCCGAGCTGGTCTCGTCCAGTTTTGCCGCCGGGCAATCCCGGATCGTCGTCGAAATCGTGGCGCAGCTCGCCGATGCCGCCCGACAAGCCGGTGTGGTGTCGCCCGATGACGAGTTGGCCGCACGCACGGTGCTCTATTACGTGCTGGGCTTCACCGCCGACGAACAATCGCGGCTGCAATGGGACGCCGCGGGGGCACTTGCCGATGAGCAGTCGGTGCTCAACCACGACACGTCGCGGCAATTCGACTTCGGCCTGCAATTACTCGTCGATGGGTTGGCAGTACGTGGCGCAAGCACGCTCAGCTCCGGCCGCGACATCCCGCAACGCAGCCAGGGCTGA
- a CDS encoding 2'-5' RNA ligase family protein → MVHSVELVFDPDTEAVVRGIWDTLRDKDIPSQAPAGRPHATLIVAQHIDAGADAVLTELVDRFPLPCSLGATLIFGRSAGVLARLLVPTDELLKMQADVYRLCLPFMDPAPMPHAEPRNWTPHVTLARRVAPARLATAVRVAGRPAEIVGQVTGLRHWDGDKRLEHPIG, encoded by the coding sequence ATGGTGCACTCCGTCGAGCTGGTCTTCGACCCCGATACCGAGGCCGTGGTTCGCGGGATCTGGGACACGCTGCGCGACAAGGATATTCCGAGTCAGGCCCCGGCCGGCCGACCCCACGCGACGCTGATCGTCGCACAACACATCGATGCCGGGGCCGATGCCGTGCTGACCGAGCTCGTGGACCGATTCCCGCTGCCGTGCAGCCTCGGCGCGACCCTGATCTTCGGGCGATCCGCGGGGGTACTCGCACGCCTGCTGGTCCCGACCGACGAGCTGCTCAAGATGCAGGCCGACGTGTACCGACTGTGCCTGCCGTTCATGGACCCGGCGCCGATGCCGCACGCCGAACCGAGGAACTGGACCCCGCACGTGACGCTGGCCCGGCGGGTGGCCCCGGCCAGGCTCGCCACCGCGGTGCGCGTGGCCGGCCGCCCCGCCGAGATCGTCGGGCAGGTGACCGGACTACGACATTGGGACGGCGACAAACGCCTCGAACACCCGATCGGCTGA
- a CDS encoding DUF2567 domain-containing protein: MVSAGPAPANVPGAPRVSRERAVAIVIAALAVGGAVLGALWAFVAPGVHGVVALTRGGERVHAYLGGESDHFFTSAFMFVGLLVVMAVVAAVAVWQWTPHRGPVMVAALAVGCSVATAVAAGVGAALAHWRFGSLDIAGAPVTPEHRVHYVVEAASVFFGHTPLQIAGTILFPAAAAAMVYALIAVSTVRDDLGAWPPVETPTYPVIPPVVSPPSV, translated from the coding sequence ATGGTCTCGGCCGGCCCGGCTCCCGCCAATGTCCCCGGTGCGCCACGGGTTTCGCGTGAGCGGGCAGTAGCGATCGTGATCGCGGCGCTGGCGGTTGGCGGTGCCGTTCTCGGAGCCCTGTGGGCTTTCGTTGCGCCCGGCGTTCACGGCGTGGTGGCGCTGACCCGTGGCGGTGAGCGGGTGCACGCCTACCTGGGGGGCGAGTCCGACCACTTCTTCACGTCGGCATTCATGTTCGTCGGATTGCTCGTCGTCATGGCGGTCGTGGCTGCGGTGGCAGTGTGGCAGTGGACCCCGCATCGTGGGCCGGTCATGGTCGCCGCGTTGGCTGTGGGGTGCTCGGTGGCCACGGCGGTGGCTGCCGGTGTCGGTGCGGCGCTTGCCCATTGGCGGTTTGGCTCGCTCGACATCGCAGGCGCGCCGGTCACGCCCGAACACCGCGTCCACTATGTGGTGGAGGCCGCGTCGGTCTTTTTCGGGCACACGCCGCTGCAGATCGCCGGGACGATCCTGTTTCCTGCGGCCGCGGCGGCGATGGTCTACGCGTTGATCGCGGTCTCGACCGTGCGTGACGACCTGGGGGCATGGCCTCCTGTGGAGACCCCGACCTATCCGGTGATTCCGCCTGTGGTCAGTCCGCCGAGCGTTTGA
- a CDS encoding VOC family protein gives MSGHTFRTGAIRYQVTDVERAVAFYTEHLGFDVAIRGGPAFASVVNGNLTVFLSGPGSSGARQLPDGTPQTPGGYNRFVLEVDDLDAAITELREADVTFRNSVETGPGGRQIQITDPDGNPIELFEAVAVKRSAD, from the coding sequence ATGTCTGGACACACCTTCCGTACCGGCGCGATCCGCTACCAGGTCACCGACGTCGAGCGCGCAGTCGCCTTTTACACCGAACACCTGGGGTTCGATGTCGCCATCCGCGGCGGACCCGCATTCGCGTCCGTCGTCAACGGCAACCTCACCGTGTTCTTGAGCGGGCCCGGCAGTTCAGGCGCACGTCAACTACCCGACGGCACCCCGCAGACGCCCGGCGGCTACAACCGGTTTGTGCTCGAGGTCGACGACCTCGACGCGGCCATCACCGAGCTGCGGGAAGCCGATGTCACGTTCCGCAATTCGGTGGAGACGGGTCCTGGCGGCCGGCAGATCCAGATCACCGACCCCGACGGCAACCCCATCGAGCTTTTCGAAGCTGTAGCCGTCAAACGCTCGGCGGACTGA